From Pseudofrankia saprophytica, a single genomic window includes:
- the thyX gene encoding FAD-dependent thymidylate synthase, whose amino-acid sequence MRVQVIARTEFLPPADVPWETDADGGQALAEFAGRACYQSWSKPNPATATNAGYLRHILEVGHLSVLEHGTVTLYFTGISRSLTHELVRHRHFSYSQLSQRYVPERDAEMVEPDVIAADPELHAIFEEATAASLAAYSKLLEGLEKHFAEVAAPTSRRKQARQAARAVLPNATETRIVVTGNYRAWRHFIAMRASESADVEIRELAVAVLRALREVAPNVFADFRLSALDDGTEIASSPLVSEG is encoded by the coding sequence GTGCGAGTTCAGGTGATCGCGCGGACGGAGTTCCTCCCGCCGGCCGACGTGCCGTGGGAGACCGACGCCGACGGCGGCCAGGCGCTGGCCGAGTTCGCGGGCCGGGCCTGCTACCAGAGCTGGAGCAAGCCGAACCCGGCGACCGCGACGAACGCCGGCTACCTGCGGCACATCCTCGAGGTGGGCCACCTGTCGGTGCTCGAGCACGGCACCGTCACGCTCTACTTCACCGGCATCTCCCGCAGCCTCACCCACGAGCTGGTCCGCCACCGGCACTTCTCCTACAGCCAGCTCTCCCAGCGCTACGTGCCCGAGCGGGACGCCGAGATGGTCGAGCCGGACGTGATCGCCGCCGACCCGGAGCTGCACGCGATCTTCGAGGAGGCGACGGCCGCGTCCCTGGCCGCCTACTCGAAGCTGCTGGAAGGCCTGGAGAAGCACTTCGCCGAGGTCGCGGCGCCCACGTCGCGGCGCAAGCAGGCCCGGCAGGCCGCCCGTGCGGTGCTGCCGAACGCCACCGAGACCAGGATCGTCGTCACCGGCAACTACCGCGCCTGGCGGCACTTCATCGCGATGCGCGCCAGCGAGTCCGCGGACGTCGAGATCCGCGAGCTCGCCGTCGCGGTCCTGCGGGCGCTGCGGGAGGTCGCGCCGAACGTGTTCGCGGACTTCCGCCTCTCCGCGCTCGACGACGGCACCGAGATCGCCTCCAGCCCGCTCGTTTCCGAGGGATAG
- the dapB gene encoding 4-hydroxy-tetrahydrodipicolinate reductase — MINVGVLGARGRMGATVCAAVEAADDLALVAAVDAAEDRSPLTKAEVVVDFTHPGAVMDNLRWCVENGLHAVVGTTGFDDDRLATVRGWLAANPGIGVLVAPNFGIAAVLMMRFAAQAARFFESVEIIELHHPNKVDAPSGTARRTAELVAAARREAGLHPGGPDATTTALDGARGATVDGVPVHAVRLSGLVAHQEVLLGGSGETLTIRHDSLDRTSFMPGVLLAVRQIPTRPGLTVGLDPLLDL; from the coding sequence ATGATCAATGTGGGTGTGCTCGGGGCTCGCGGGCGGATGGGCGCGACCGTATGCGCGGCGGTCGAGGCCGCCGACGACCTGGCGCTCGTCGCCGCCGTCGACGCCGCCGAGGACCGCTCGCCACTGACCAAGGCGGAGGTGGTCGTCGACTTCACCCACCCGGGCGCGGTGATGGACAACCTGCGCTGGTGCGTGGAGAACGGCCTGCACGCGGTGGTCGGCACCACCGGGTTCGACGATGATCGCCTCGCGACCGTGCGGGGCTGGCTCGCGGCGAACCCGGGGATCGGCGTGCTGGTGGCGCCGAACTTCGGCATCGCGGCGGTCCTCATGATGCGTTTCGCCGCTCAGGCCGCCCGGTTCTTCGAGTCCGTCGAGATCATCGAGCTGCACCATCCGAACAAGGTCGACGCGCCGAGCGGCACCGCCCGGCGCACCGCCGAGCTGGTCGCCGCCGCCCGCCGCGAGGCGGGTCTGCACCCGGGTGGGCCGGACGCGACCACCACCGCGCTGGACGGCGCCCGCGGCGCCACCGTCGACGGCGTCCCGGTACACGCGGTCCGGCTCAGCGGCCTGGTGGCCCATCAGGAGGTTCTCCTCGGCGGCTCGGGCGAGACCCTGACCATCCGCCACGACTCCCTCGACCGGACGTCCTTCATGCCAGGCGTCCTGCTGGCCGTCCGCCAGATCCCGACCCGCCCCGGCCTCACCGTCGGCCTGGACCCCCTGCTCGATCTCTAG
- the hisS gene encoding histidine--tRNA ligase, whose product MSDVPIVRPVPISGFPEWLPGVRAVEQNWLDRIRATFERYGFCSVETPSVESLDVLAAKGETSQEVYALRRLQAETGDDSGRLGLHFDLTVPFARYVAAHFNELAFPFRRYQIQRVWRGERPQEGRFREFTQCDIDVINVDQVPLYFDAELPRIVHEVLTDLGVPAWTLNVNNRKLLQGFYEGLGIDDPVAVIRVADKLDKIGADGVEKLLVGTVGLSATQARAVLDLAAVKADGSAGVIEAVGRLGVKSDLLSEGLDELSFVLDELADLPAGSVVADLSIARGLDYYTGTVYEAKFVDWPGFGSICSGGRYDDLAGSFIRRSLPGVGISIGLTRIFAKLVAEGLITPGPASPADVLVVIPSDERRRAAVATAARLRARGLKVETYHQADKLAKQIRYASRKGIGAVWFPPFEDGRDHEVKDMATGDQAPADPETWTP is encoded by the coding sequence ATGAGCGATGTCCCGATCGTCAGGCCCGTCCCGATCAGTGGCTTCCCCGAATGGCTGCCCGGCGTGCGGGCCGTGGAGCAGAACTGGCTCGACCGGATCCGCGCGACCTTCGAGCGCTACGGCTTCTGCTCGGTCGAGACGCCGTCGGTCGAGTCGCTCGACGTGCTCGCCGCGAAGGGCGAGACCTCCCAGGAGGTCTACGCGCTGCGCCGGCTGCAGGCCGAGACGGGCGACGACAGCGGCCGGCTGGGGCTGCACTTCGACCTGACGGTGCCGTTCGCCCGCTACGTCGCCGCGCACTTCAACGAGCTGGCCTTCCCGTTCCGCCGCTACCAGATCCAGCGGGTCTGGCGAGGCGAGCGGCCGCAGGAGGGCCGGTTCCGCGAGTTCACCCAGTGCGACATCGACGTCATCAACGTCGACCAGGTGCCGCTCTACTTCGACGCCGAGCTGCCGCGCATCGTCCACGAGGTGCTCACCGACCTCGGGGTGCCGGCCTGGACGCTGAACGTCAACAACCGCAAGCTGCTGCAGGGCTTCTACGAGGGCCTCGGGATCGACGACCCGGTGGCGGTGATCCGGGTCGCGGACAAGCTCGACAAGATCGGCGCGGACGGCGTCGAGAAGCTGCTCGTCGGGACGGTGGGCCTGTCCGCCACGCAGGCCCGCGCGGTGCTCGACCTGGCGGCGGTCAAGGCCGACGGGTCGGCCGGCGTCATCGAGGCGGTCGGCCGGCTGGGCGTCAAGTCCGACCTGCTCTCCGAGGGCCTGGACGAGCTGTCGTTCGTCCTCGACGAGCTCGCCGACCTGCCGGCGGGCAGCGTCGTCGCCGACCTGTCGATCGCCCGCGGGCTGGACTACTACACGGGCACGGTCTACGAGGCGAAGTTCGTCGACTGGCCCGGCTTCGGCAGCATCTGCTCCGGCGGCCGCTACGACGACCTGGCTGGCTCGTTCATCCGGCGCAGCCTGCCCGGCGTCGGCATCTCCATCGGCCTCACGCGGATCTTCGCCAAGCTCGTCGCCGAGGGCCTGATCACGCCCGGCCCGGCGAGCCCCGCGGACGTCCTGGTCGTCATCCCGAGCGACGAGCGCCGGCGCGCCGCGGTCGCGACGGCCGCCCGGCTGCGTGCCCGCGGCCTGAAGGTGGAGACCTACCACCAGGCCGACAAGCTCGCCAAGCAGATCCGCTACGCCTCCCGCAAGGGCATCGGCGCGGTGTGGTTCCCCCCGTTCGAGGACGGCCGCGACCACGAGGTCAAGGACATGGCCACCGGCGACCAGGCCCCCGCCGACCCGGAGACCTGGACGCCCTGA
- the rpsO gene encoding 30S ribosomal protein S15 yields MPLSSDVKQKIMTEYATVEHDTGSPEVQVAMLTRRISDLTEHLKMHKHDHHSRRGLLLLVGRRRRLLNYLQKTDIGRYRALIERLGLRR; encoded by the coding sequence GTGCCGCTTTCCAGCGACGTGAAGCAAAAGATCATGACCGAGTACGCGACGGTGGAGCACGACACGGGCTCACCCGAGGTGCAGGTCGCGATGCTGACCCGACGGATCAGTGACCTGACCGAGCACCTGAAGATGCACAAGCACGATCACCACAGCCGCCGTGGCCTGCTCCTGTTGGTCGGGCGGCGCCGTCGACTGCTGAACTACCTGCAGAAGACGGACATCGGCCGGTACCGAGCGCTGATCGAAAGACTGGGTCTGCGCCGATAG
- a CDS encoding M16 family metallopeptidase → MTQTDTTQVPPTRAAALLSGQPTEQLLAGAVRRTVLPGGLRVLTEHIPGVRSAAVGIWVGVGSRDEDPATAGCSHFLEHLLFKGTPSRDALAISASVEAVGGDLNAFTAKEYTCYYARVLDEDLPMAIDVVCDMVANSLITADDVEAERGVILEEIAMHEDDPGDVVHDVFAEAVLGSSSLGRPVLGTIASIESLGRDTIADYYRARYAPPALVVAIAGNIDHDRTLALVAEAFAEKLSGPADAAGPRGGAYGYPGKPGLLVSRRPTEQANVVLGTAGMSRRDPRRFALGLLSTALGGGMSSRLFQEVREKRGLAYSVYSFASHFADAGLFGLYAGCTPKRAREVLEICRDEVRRIAEHGITPAELDRARGQTRGSLVLGLEDTGSRMSRLGKGELVHGELLSVDQVLERVDAVTLQEVQAIAGELVAQPWGLGVIGPFKNDNDFTALVS, encoded by the coding sequence GTGACGCAGACCGACACGACCCAGGTCCCGCCCACGCGGGCCGCGGCGCTGCTCTCCGGGCAGCCGACCGAACAGCTGCTGGCCGGGGCCGTGCGGCGCACGGTCCTGCCCGGCGGTCTGCGGGTGCTTACCGAGCACATCCCCGGCGTTCGGTCCGCGGCGGTGGGCATCTGGGTGGGCGTCGGCTCGCGAGACGAGGACCCGGCGACGGCCGGCTGCTCGCACTTCCTGGAGCATCTGCTGTTCAAGGGCACGCCGAGCCGGGACGCGCTCGCCATCAGCGCCTCGGTCGAGGCGGTCGGCGGCGACCTCAACGCCTTCACCGCCAAGGAGTACACCTGCTACTACGCGCGGGTCCTCGACGAGGACCTGCCGATGGCGATCGACGTCGTGTGCGACATGGTCGCGAACTCGCTGATCACCGCGGATGACGTCGAGGCCGAGCGTGGCGTGATCCTCGAGGAGATCGCCATGCACGAGGACGACCCCGGCGACGTCGTCCACGACGTCTTCGCCGAGGCCGTGCTCGGCTCGTCGTCGCTCGGCCGGCCGGTGCTCGGCACGATCGCCTCGATCGAGTCGCTCGGCCGGGACACGATCGCCGACTACTACCGCGCCCGTTACGCCCCGCCGGCCCTCGTGGTCGCGATCGCGGGCAACATCGACCACGACCGGACGCTCGCGCTGGTCGCCGAGGCGTTCGCCGAGAAGCTCTCCGGCCCCGCGGACGCCGCCGGGCCGCGCGGCGGCGCCTACGGCTACCCGGGCAAGCCCGGTCTGCTGGTCTCGCGCCGGCCGACCGAGCAGGCCAACGTCGTGCTCGGCACCGCGGGGATGTCCCGGCGGGACCCGCGCCGGTTCGCCCTCGGCCTGCTCTCGACGGCGCTCGGCGGCGGCATGAGCTCGCGGCTGTTCCAGGAGGTGCGCGAGAAGCGGGGCCTCGCCTACTCCGTCTACTCGTTCGCCTCGCACTTCGCCGACGCCGGCCTGTTCGGCCTTTACGCCGGCTGCACGCCCAAGCGGGCCCGCGAGGTGCTGGAGATCTGCCGCGACGAGGTCCGCCGGATCGCGGAGCACGGCATCACCCCGGCCGAGCTCGACCGGGCCCGTGGCCAGACCCGCGGCTCGCTCGTCCTCGGGCTGGAGGACACCGGCTCGCGGATGAGCCGGCTTGGGAAGGGCGAGCTCGTCCACGGCGAGCTGCTCTCCGTCGACCAGGTGCTCGAGCGGGTGGACGCGGTGACCCTCCAGGAGGTCCAGGCGATCGCCGGCGAGCTCGTCGCGCAGCCATGGGGCCTGGGCGTCATCGGCCCCTTCAAGAACGACAACGACTTCACCGCGCTGGTCTCCTAG
- a CDS encoding Hsp70 family protein yields the protein MSGDGTVFGIDLGTTFSCLARVSPAGEAEIVPLLDGSMTLPSVVLFVGPDDYITGETARQLSRARPDDVCSLVKRKMGEGDWRFVPATAPPGTAWSAPAISGLILAALISDAELTGGEPVRDVVITVPAYFGDEERRATVLAGEYAGLNVIDVINEPTAAALSYGFARFEVGNRRTLAGPGAADEEVALVYDLGGGTFDVTIVELADRRVSVVAIDGDHQLGGADWDEKLVLHLADAFAAAHPSLPDLLDDGEATQTLTLAAERARRELTDSTATTARIEHAGAKLDVELTRAELERLTGGLLDRTITLTKAAVEAARARGVRGVDRVLLVGGASRMPAVGRRLSEEFGVPVELSDPDLAVARGAALYGEKKALERLVINDLVTRGQLPDGAGVDAADQADLEAACGRLAEALGLPAARVRRTVEVQVVNVISRGFGVLALDRFGDHGAVFLVHRNDRLPVIVRRPFGTVRDDQDAVTVYVVEQAGGTESRRIEDNKIIAAAEIIGIPPGYPAGTEIEITFRMGFDGMLEVTARHEGLADQPLTVRVETSAALSQADVAREREQVARARRSRDAGRAAKPGEKPGGSPDPGGPGPGFGRGGLGGPPTGWT from the coding sequence ATGTCCGGCGACGGCACGGTGTTCGGCATCGACCTCGGCACCACGTTCAGCTGCCTGGCCCGGGTCTCCCCCGCCGGCGAGGCAGAGATCGTGCCGCTGCTCGACGGCTCGATGACCCTGCCCAGCGTCGTGCTGTTCGTCGGCCCCGACGACTACATCACCGGCGAGACCGCCCGCCAGCTCTCCCGCGCGCGGCCGGACGACGTGTGCTCGCTGGTCAAGCGGAAGATGGGCGAGGGCGACTGGCGGTTCGTGCCGGCCACAGCGCCGCCGGGAACGGCCTGGTCCGCCCCGGCGATCAGCGGCCTCATCCTGGCGGCGCTGATCTCGGACGCGGAGCTCACCGGCGGCGAGCCGGTCCGCGACGTCGTCATCACCGTCCCGGCCTACTTCGGCGACGAGGAACGGCGGGCCACGGTGCTCGCCGGCGAGTACGCCGGGCTGAACGTCATCGACGTCATCAACGAGCCGACCGCCGCCGCGCTCTCCTATGGTTTCGCCCGTTTCGAGGTCGGCAACCGGCGCACCCTCGCGGGTCCCGGCGCCGCCGACGAGGAGGTCGCGCTCGTCTACGACCTGGGCGGTGGCACGTTCGACGTGACGATCGTCGAGCTCGCCGACCGCCGGGTCTCCGTCGTCGCGATCGACGGCGACCACCAGCTCGGCGGCGCCGACTGGGACGAGAAGCTGGTGCTGCACCTGGCGGACGCGTTCGCCGCCGCGCACCCGTCACTGCCCGACCTGCTCGACGACGGCGAGGCCACGCAGACGCTGACGCTCGCCGCCGAACGCGCCCGCCGCGAGCTCACCGACAGCACGGCCACGACCGCGCGGATCGAGCACGCCGGCGCGAAGCTCGACGTCGAGCTGACCCGCGCCGAGCTCGAGCGGCTGACCGGGGGCCTGCTCGACCGCACGATCACCCTCACGAAGGCCGCGGTCGAGGCCGCGCGGGCCCGCGGGGTGCGTGGCGTCGACCGGGTGCTGCTCGTCGGTGGCGCCTCGCGGATGCCGGCGGTGGGCCGGCGGCTGTCGGAGGAGTTCGGCGTCCCGGTCGAGCTCTCCGACCCCGACCTGGCGGTCGCGCGGGGTGCCGCCCTGTACGGCGAGAAGAAGGCGCTCGAACGCCTCGTCATCAACGACCTGGTGACCCGTGGCCAGCTGCCCGACGGCGCCGGCGTCGACGCCGCCGACCAGGCCGACCTGGAGGCCGCCTGCGGCCGGCTGGCCGAGGCGCTGGGCCTGCCCGCAGCGCGGGTTCGCCGCACCGTCGAGGTGCAGGTCGTCAACGTCATCTCGCGCGGCTTCGGGGTGCTCGCGCTCGACCGGTTCGGCGACCACGGCGCGGTCTTCCTGGTGCACCGCAACGACCGGCTGCCGGTGATCGTGCGCCGGCCGTTCGGCACGGTGCGCGACGACCAGGACGCCGTCACCGTCTACGTCGTCGAGCAGGCGGGCGGCACCGAGTCCCGCCGGATCGAGGACAACAAGATCATTGCCGCGGCCGAGATCATCGGCATCCCGCCGGGCTACCCCGCCGGCACCGAGATCGAGATCACTTTCCGGATGGGCTTCGACGGGATGCTGGAGGTCACCGCCCGGCACGAGGGGCTGGCCGACCAGCCGCTGACCGTGCGGGTGGAGACGTCCGCGGCGCTGAGCCAGGCCGACGTCGCCAGGGAACGCGAACAGGTCGCGCGGGCACGGCGCTCCAGGGATGCCGGCCGGGCCGCCAAGCCCGGCGAGAAGCCCGGCGGCAGCCCCGACCCCGGCGGCCCGGGGCCGGGCTTCGGGCGCGGCGGACTCGGCGGTCCGCCGACCGGATGGACCTGA
- a CDS encoding polyribonucleotide nucleotidyltransferase, with the protein MDDSTTATEAVVNTPLGARTIRFETGRLAKQAAGSVVAYLGDTMVLSATTVSKQPKENLDFFPLTVDVEERMYAAGRIPGSFFRREGRPSEDAILTCRLIDRPLRPSFAKGLRNEIQVVETVLALDPDTLYDVVAINAASASTLLAGLPFTGPVGATRVGYVDGQWVAFPTHTELARATFDMVVAGRVLEDDSDVAIMMVEAEATPGTVALVEGGAPAPTEEIVAAGLEAAKPAIRELCRAQRELAASAAKPVREYPVFLDYGDDVLEVLTAAVGDELAAALRIAGKQERENELDRVKALAVEKVGSQFDGRDKEIGAAYRALTKKLVRRRVVEDGLRIDGRSTTEIRALSAEVDYVPRVHGSALFERGETQILGVTTLAMLRMEQTVDTLNPDRTKRYMHNYNFPPYSTGETGRVGSPKRREIGHGALAERALLPVLPSREEFPYAIRQVSEALSSNGSTSMGSVCASTLSLLNAGVPLRAPVAGIAMGLIREGDSYVTLTDILGAEDAYGDMDFKVAGTRDFVTALQLDTKLDGIPANVLAGALQQARAARFAILDVMAEAIEGPDEMSEHAPRVISVKIPVDKIGEVIGPKGKMINQIQADSGAEITVEDDGTIYIGAADGTSAETARSAINAIANPQMPEIGERYLGTIVKITNFGAFVSLTPGKDGLLHVSKLKQLSGGKRVEKVEDVLNVGQKLQVEITEIDSRGKISLSPAAEENATASA; encoded by the coding sequence GTGGATGACTCGACAACGGCGACCGAGGCGGTCGTCAACACCCCGCTGGGCGCCCGGACGATCCGGTTCGAGACCGGCCGGCTGGCCAAGCAGGCCGCGGGCTCCGTGGTCGCCTACCTGGGCGACACGATGGTGCTGTCCGCAACGACGGTCAGCAAGCAGCCCAAGGAGAACCTGGACTTCTTCCCGCTGACGGTCGACGTCGAGGAGCGGATGTACGCGGCCGGGCGCATTCCCGGCTCGTTCTTCCGCCGCGAGGGCCGGCCCAGCGAGGACGCGATCCTGACCTGCCGGCTGATCGACCGGCCGCTGCGCCCGTCGTTCGCCAAGGGCCTGCGCAACGAGATCCAGGTCGTCGAGACCGTGCTCGCGCTCGACCCGGACACGCTCTACGACGTGGTCGCGATCAACGCGGCCAGCGCGTCGACGCTGCTCGCCGGCCTGCCGTTCACCGGCCCGGTCGGCGCGACCCGGGTCGGCTACGTCGACGGCCAGTGGGTGGCGTTCCCGACGCACACCGAGCTCGCCCGCGCGACCTTCGACATGGTCGTCGCCGGGCGCGTCCTGGAGGACGACTCCGACGTCGCGATCATGATGGTCGAGGCGGAGGCGACGCCGGGCACGGTGGCGCTGGTCGAGGGCGGCGCCCCGGCGCCGACCGAGGAGATCGTCGCGGCGGGCCTCGAGGCCGCCAAGCCCGCGATCCGCGAGCTGTGCCGCGCCCAGCGCGAGCTGGCCGCCTCCGCGGCCAAGCCGGTCCGCGAGTACCCGGTGTTCCTGGACTACGGCGACGACGTGCTCGAGGTGCTCACCGCGGCCGTCGGCGACGAGCTCGCCGCGGCGCTGCGGATCGCCGGCAAGCAAGAGCGCGAGAACGAGCTCGACCGGGTCAAGGCGCTCGCGGTCGAGAAGGTCGGCTCGCAGTTCGACGGCAGGGACAAGGAGATCGGCGCGGCGTACCGCGCGCTGACCAAGAAGCTGGTCCGCAGGCGGGTCGTCGAGGACGGCCTGCGCATCGACGGCCGCAGCACCACCGAGATCCGCGCGCTGTCGGCCGAGGTCGACTACGTGCCGCGGGTGCACGGCTCGGCGCTGTTCGAGCGGGGCGAGACCCAGATCCTGGGCGTCACCACGCTGGCGATGCTCCGGATGGAGCAGACCGTCGACACGCTCAACCCGGATCGCACCAAGCGCTACATGCACAACTACAACTTCCCGCCGTACTCGACCGGCGAGACCGGTCGGGTCGGCTCGCCGAAGCGCCGCGAGATCGGCCATGGCGCGCTCGCCGAGCGGGCGCTGCTGCCGGTGCTGCCGAGTCGCGAGGAGTTCCCCTACGCGATCCGCCAGGTCTCCGAGGCGCTCAGCTCCAACGGCTCGACGTCGATGGGCTCGGTGTGCGCGAGCACGCTGTCGCTGCTCAACGCCGGTGTGCCGCTGCGGGCGCCGGTCGCGGGCATCGCGATGGGCCTCATCCGCGAGGGTGACAGCTACGTCACGCTGACCGACATCCTCGGGGCCGAGGACGCCTACGGCGACATGGACTTCAAGGTCGCCGGCACCCGGGACTTCGTCACCGCGCTGCAGCTGGACACCAAGCTGGACGGCATCCCGGCGAACGTGCTGGCGGGGGCGCTGCAGCAGGCCCGGGCCGCTCGGTTCGCGATCCTGGACGTCATGGCCGAGGCCATCGAGGGGCCGGACGAGATGTCCGAGCACGCCCCGCGGGTCATCTCGGTGAAGATCCCGGTGGACAAGATCGGCGAGGTCATCGGCCCGAAGGGCAAGATGATCAACCAGATCCAGGCCGACAGCGGCGCCGAGATCACCGTCGAGGACGACGGCACGATCTACATCGGCGCGGCCGACGGTACGTCGGCGGAGACGGCGCGCAGTGCCATCAACGCGATCGCCAACCCGCAGATGCCCGAGATCGGCGAGCGCTACCTCGGCACGATCGTGAAGATCACGAACTTCGGCGCCTTCGTGTCGCTCACCCCGGGCAAGGACGGGCTGCTGCACGTCAGCAAGCTCAAGCAGCTCTCCGGCGGCAAGCGGGTCGAGAAGGTCGAGGACGTGCTCAACGTCGGCCAGAAGCTGCAGGTCGAGATCACCGAGATCGACAGCCGAGGCAAGATCAGCCTGTCGCCCGCGGCCGAGGAGAACGCCACGGCCAGCGCGTGA